A region of Microbacterium suwonense DNA encodes the following proteins:
- a CDS encoding YqaJ viral recombinase family protein yields the protein MTPELEARIIADSRDRVAWLRARARGITATDVAGLSGESSIARAADAKLGHGPRFGGNAYTDHGRRREPEIASWVAATHGILPSSALFRAEVEKRHLATPDGVCVDGEGRVLLAEIKTTNKSWHTIPRTYLRQVWWQQYVLGAERTLFVWEEHVDFQPVHDEPKSVWIDRDDTQIRRLVGLANRLIDELYHRTTGQLPPAREPVTPSRRSALRERDMFRALALSD from the coding sequence GTGACCCCGGAACTCGAAGCGCGCATCATCGCGGATTCTCGCGATCGGGTCGCCTGGCTTCGAGCACGGGCACGCGGCATCACCGCGACCGACGTCGCAGGGCTCTCCGGAGAGTCGTCGATCGCCAGGGCGGCGGATGCCAAGCTCGGCCACGGCCCGCGGTTCGGCGGCAACGCGTACACCGATCACGGCCGCCGGCGCGAACCGGAGATCGCCTCCTGGGTGGCCGCGACACACGGCATCCTGCCCTCCTCCGCGCTGTTCCGCGCCGAGGTGGAGAAGCGCCACCTGGCCACGCCCGACGGCGTGTGCGTCGACGGCGAGGGACGCGTGCTGCTCGCCGAGATCAAGACCACGAACAAGTCCTGGCACACCATCCCGCGCACCTACCTGCGCCAGGTGTGGTGGCAGCAGTACGTGCTGGGGGCGGAGCGCACACTGTTCGTCTGGGAGGAGCACGTCGACTTCCAGCCGGTGCACGACGAGCCCAAGAGCGTGTGGATCGATCGTGACGACACGCAGATCCGCCGCTTGGTCGGGCTGGCGAACCGGCTGATAGACGAGCTCTACCATCGCACCACCGGACAACTGCCGCCGGCCCGCGAGCCCGTGACCCCGAGTCGCCGGAGCGCCCTGCGCGAGCGCGACATGTTCCGTGCCCTCGCGCTCTCGGACTGA